The Candidatus Desulfatibia profunda genome has a segment encoding these proteins:
- a CDS encoding ABC transporter permease subunit produces MGSESLIPYVAERLPELWLRTGEHLMLTGCSILMAMFIGIPVGILMFRTVWLRGPIMGAVGILQTIPSLAMLVFLLALLEKIGALPAIIALTLYALLPIARNTLTGLEGVPTEIMEAAEGVGMTEYQQLKMVRIPLAVPVIVAGIRTAAVAAVGIATLSAFIGAGGLGQFINRGLALANTRLILLGAVPAALLALIVDFTIGAFEWGLRPERKRDQKGSLKAFMKPIAFMLPVILILTGIITYFTNPSVIVWPTASLTSQKKTIRIGTKNFTEQLILGEMMAQLIEAKTDCIVERRFNLGGTMICHGALVNGEIDLYAEYTGTGLTAILKHPVISDPEEALRHVTEAYHERFDARWLKPFGFNNTYAITVRAADAAQHGWTKISDLKNLAPRLRAGFTAEFAERPDGYPGLHRTYACRFGEVRDFDPALMYEAIAKGKVDVICAFATDGRIASYRLKPLADDRNFFPPYHAAPVVREEILKIHPELGDVLSLCGGLIDNAAMQHLNYEVDGKKRSAAEVVSEFLKAKGMLS; encoded by the coding sequence ATGGGCTCAGAATCTCTGATACCATATGTCGCCGAAAGACTGCCGGAGCTCTGGCTGCGTACGGGTGAACACCTCATGCTGACCGGTTGCTCCATCCTTATGGCCATGTTCATCGGGATACCGGTCGGAATTTTGATGTTCCGAACTGTTTGGCTGCGAGGCCCGATCATGGGAGCTGTAGGTATTCTCCAGACCATTCCCAGTCTGGCCATGCTGGTCTTTTTGCTGGCTTTGCTTGAGAAAATCGGCGCCCTGCCGGCCATCATCGCCCTGACGCTTTATGCCTTGCTGCCCATCGCCCGCAATACCCTGACAGGACTTGAGGGTGTCCCGACCGAGATCATGGAAGCTGCCGAGGGAGTCGGCATGACCGAATACCAGCAGCTCAAAATGGTCCGGATACCTTTGGCCGTACCGGTAATCGTGGCCGGTATTCGAACCGCAGCCGTAGCCGCTGTGGGAATTGCCACACTCTCGGCCTTTATCGGTGCCGGCGGACTGGGCCAATTCATCAATCGTGGTCTTGCCCTGGCAAACACCAGGCTCATTCTGCTTGGTGCCGTTCCGGCAGCACTACTCGCCTTGATCGTGGACTTTACCATCGGAGCCTTTGAGTGGGGGCTGCGGCCTGAAAGAAAAAGGGATCAAAAAGGGTCGCTAAAGGCCTTTATGAAACCGATAGCGTTCATGCTGCCCGTTATTTTAATTCTGACAGGCATCATCACATATTTTACCAACCCTTCTGTGATCGTTTGGCCGACAGCATCGTTAACATCCCAGAAAAAAACTATCAGGATCGGAACCAAGAATTTCACCGAGCAGCTTATTCTAGGAGAAATGATGGCTCAACTGATCGAAGCAAAGACGGATTGCATTGTAGAGCGCCGCTTTAACCTCGGCGGTACCATGATCTGTCACGGCGCCCTAGTCAATGGGGAGATAGACCTTTATGCCGAATACACAGGGACCGGACTGACTGCAATCTTAAAGCACCCGGTGATTTCCGACCCCGAGGAGGCCTTGCGCCATGTCACCGAAGCTTACCATGAACGCTTTGACGCCCGGTGGCTCAAGCCTTTTGGATTTAACAACACTTATGCGATCACGGTCCGGGCTGCGGATGCAGCGCAGCACGGGTGGACCAAAATATCGGATTTAAAAAACCTCGCGCCGCGCCTGCGAGCGGGCTTCACAGCGGAATTTGCCGAAAGACCCGATGGTTATCCTGGACTCCACCGGACTTACGCTTGTCGGTTCGGTGAAGTCCGGGATTTTGATCCCGCCCTCATGTACGAAGCCATAGCCAAAGGAAAAGTGGACGTCATCTGCGCCTTTGCCACCGACGGCCGCATCGCATCCTATCGCCTGAAGCCACTTGCTGACGACCGAAACTTTTTCCCCCCTTACCATGCCGCCCCGGTTGTTAGAGAAGAAATCCTGAAAATTCATCCGGAACTCGGCGATGTTCTGTCGCTTTGCGGCGGGCTGATTGACAATGCCGCGATGCAGCATTTGAATTATGAGGTGGACGGCAAAAAAAGAAGTGCAGCAGAAGTCGTATCGGAATTTCTAAAAGCAAAAGGTATGCTATCATAG
- a CDS encoding ATP-binding cassette domain-containing protein → MIRLTHVSKTFDGGRSYAVKDLSFQVATGETLVLLGSSGCGKTTTLKMVNRLIEPTEGVIEAAGTDVRAQNPVSLRRQIGYVFQGIGLFPHMSVEQNVELTPRLLGWSFNRRQERVQELLELVGLPYSDFAQRFPDELSGGQQQRVAVARALAADPAYLLMDEPFGALDALTRESLQQELLVLKKRLNKTIIFVTHDIFEALLIGDHIAILHQGNLEQIGTKTEILASPATEFVRELFAKPARQLAGFKEHV, encoded by the coding sequence ATGATCCGATTGACGCATGTTTCCAAAACATTTGACGGGGGGCGCTCCTATGCGGTTAAAGACCTTTCTTTTCAGGTGGCTACAGGGGAGACGCTGGTTCTTCTGGGGTCATCCGGCTGCGGCAAAACCACCACCCTCAAGATGGTCAACCGTTTGATCGAACCGACTGAAGGCGTCATCGAGGCGGCTGGAACAGATGTGAGGGCACAGAATCCCGTCAGCCTGCGCCGTCAAATCGGTTATGTCTTTCAGGGAATCGGGCTGTTTCCCCATATGAGTGTTGAACAAAACGTGGAATTGACGCCCCGGCTCCTGGGCTGGTCCTTCAATCGAAGGCAAGAACGCGTGCAGGAGTTGCTGGAACTGGTGGGCCTGCCGTATTCAGATTTCGCCCAAAGGTTTCCGGATGAACTCTCCGGCGGCCAGCAGCAGCGGGTTGCCGTGGCCCGGGCCCTGGCCGCGGATCCGGCTTATTTGCTCATGGACGAGCCTTTCGGTGCGCTGGATGCCTTGACCCGGGAATCACTCCAGCAGGAATTATTAGTCCTGAAAAAGCGTCTGAACAAGACCATCATTTTTGTGACCCACGACATTTTTGAGGCTCTTCTGATCGGCGACCATATTGCGATCCTTCATCAGGGCAATCTTGAACAGATCGGAACCAAAACGGAAATTCTGGCGTCGCCTGCCACCGAATTCGTCCGCGAGCTGTTTGCCAAACCCGCCCGGCAACTGGCCGGCTTCAAGGAACATGTGTAA
- a CDS encoding MarR family transcriptional regulator codes for MSISSSDLHHDPKQKVQWDSTKEIIFSIRRLIQASELYTKELNKKYQVSAAQLNCILTLKEYGSLPPSQVAKYMMVKSSTVTGVVDRLESKGMVERSRNSPDRRVITIQLTGVGKMLAENAPPPIQQKIIDGLKKLTEVERAQIVNSLHMLTGMLDVQDLEVE; via the coding sequence ATGTCAATATCAAGCTCAGACCTTCATCATGATCCAAAGCAAAAAGTGCAGTGGGATTCCACCAAAGAAATCATTTTTTCGATCCGCCGTCTGATCCAGGCAAGTGAACTCTATACCAAAGAGTTAAACAAAAAATATCAGGTGAGCGCAGCGCAGTTGAACTGCATTCTGACCCTTAAAGAGTACGGTTCTTTACCGCCTTCTCAAGTTGCCAAGTATATGATGGTCAAATCCAGCACGGTCACCGGCGTGGTCGACCGCCTGGAAAGCAAGGGAATGGTGGAAAGGTCGAGAAATTCTCCTGATCGCCGGGTGATTACCATCCAGTTAACCGGTGTCGGCAAAATGTTGGCTGAAAACGCCCCGCCGCCGATTCAGCAAAAAATCATCGACGGTCTGAAAAAACTTACCGAGGTAGAAAGGGCTCAGATTGTAAACTCCCTTCACATGCTTACCGGCATGCTTGACGTCCAGGACCTGGAGGTCGAGTAA
- a CDS encoding trimethylamine methyltransferase family protein: protein MKVRKGLPGGQYNPMSEQDVKKIHETSLRVFAEVGVKVNFPEALELFRREGATVDDAKRVVKVPPDMVEEWIRQAPAVIHLCGRAENGELDCEVGGNKVYLGTGGTALNVQDPGSTEARRSTLQDIVNMARLVDALDNIHFYMLNVYPNDIPDKDVEVNRFGAALNRTRKHIMGGVYTVEGVRNVIKMAEFIAGSPGKLRERPFISMVTCVISPLTLDETYAQLTMEAARERIPVVVPSEPLCGATAPITLAGNLVIQNVDSLAGVMLAQMTSPGAPTLYGCISSITDLRDMKYLSGAVEMGIMNAAAAQMARFYNLPAYVTAGMSDAKMNDAQAGYESAITSLMVALAGGNFIHDAAGFLEFCMTASYDKLVIDNEIIGMVMRAVEGIRVDDETLAFDLIKKVGPGGHFVSARHTRRHMRSELYRPQLSDRENRDRWHANGAKDIRMRATQKVNQILSQALQPAIPENIRERIKQEIPGIRAFIME, encoded by the coding sequence ATGAAAGTAAGAAAAGGTCTGCCGGGGGGACAATATAATCCCATGTCCGAGCAGGATGTAAAAAAGATTCACGAAACCAGCCTCAGGGTCTTTGCCGAAGTGGGCGTAAAAGTAAACTTTCCGGAAGCCCTGGAGCTATTTCGCCGGGAGGGTGCAACCGTCGATGACGCCAAGCGGGTGGTCAAGGTTCCGCCGGACATGGTGGAGGAATGGATCCGGCAAGCGCCCGCCGTCATTCACCTGTGCGGCCGGGCTGAAAATGGAGAACTGGACTGTGAGGTCGGCGGAAATAAAGTTTATTTAGGCACGGGCGGCACGGCCCTGAATGTACAGGATCCTGGAAGTACCGAGGCACGGCGGTCAACTCTCCAAGACATCGTCAATATGGCTCGTCTGGTGGATGCTCTGGATAATATCCATTTTTACATGCTCAACGTGTATCCCAACGACATCCCCGACAAGGATGTGGAGGTGAACCGCTTTGGTGCGGCCTTGAATCGTACCCGCAAGCATATCATGGGCGGAGTTTATACTGTTGAAGGGGTCAGAAACGTTATCAAGATGGCGGAATTCATTGCCGGCTCTCCCGGCAAGCTCAGGGAGCGGCCGTTCATCTCGATGGTAACCTGCGTTATCAGCCCGTTAACACTCGATGAAACTTATGCCCAGCTTACCATGGAGGCTGCCCGTGAGCGCATCCCGGTGGTGGTGCCCTCGGAGCCTCTGTGCGGCGCTACCGCCCCGATTACACTGGCTGGAAACCTTGTGATCCAGAATGTGGACTCTCTGGCCGGCGTCATGTTGGCTCAAATGACCAGTCCGGGAGCTCCCACGCTCTACGGCTGCATTTCTTCCATCACCGACCTGCGCGACATGAAGTACCTTTCCGGAGCGGTGGAAATGGGAATTATGAACGCCGCCGCAGCCCAAATGGCCCGATTCTATAATTTGCCGGCCTATGTAACCGCGGGCATGTCCGATGCCAAAATGAACGATGCCCAGGCCGGATATGAATCAGCCATCACCAGCCTGATGGTTGCCCTGGCAGGTGGAAATTTTATTCACGATGCGGCCGGTTTTTTAGAATTCTGCATGACCGCCTCCTATGACAAGCTGGTCATTGACAATGAAATCATCGGCATGGTGATGCGGGCCGTGGAGGGCATCCGCGTGGACGACGAGACCCTGGCCTTTGATCTGATCAAAAAAGTCGGACCCGGCGGTCACTTTGTTTCCGCCCGCCATACCCGGCGTCACATGCGCTCGGAACTATACCGGCCTCAACTCAGCGATCGGGAAAACCGGGATCGCTGGCATGCAAACGGGGCTAAAGA